GGAGATCGACGGGTTCGAGATCGTCGCGGAAGGCGGGTCGCGGGACGAAGCGGTCGCGATTGCGCAAAGCCTCAACCCTGACGTCATGCTGCTCGACATCTCCATGCCGGGCGGCGGGCTGAACGCAGTTCCGGCGATCCTGAGCGTCGCGCCCTCGCAGAAGATCGTCATGCTGACCGTTTCCGAGGCGAATGACGACGTCGCGGCAGCCCTGAAGGAGGGCGCGAAGGGTTACATTCTCAAGGGCATCGGCGCGAGGGCGCTGGCGGAAGTCATTCGCACCGTCGCCTCAGGCGAGAGCTATGTCGCCCCCACCCTTTCCGCCAAGCTGCTGACGGGGCAGCTGGCCAATTCTGCACCGGCCAAGTCCAACCTCGTTGCCGAGCTGACGCGGCGCGAACAGGAGGTCCTGCACCTCGTCGCCTCGGGAATGAGCAACAAGCAGATTGCCCGAAAGCTCGATCTGCACGAGAAAACGGTGAAACATCACATGACGCAGATCATGGCGAAGCTCGACGTCGCCAACCGGACGGAGGCGGCCATGGTGCTGCGCGACGCGCTCGACTGGCGTCCGGTCAGTCAATGAAGGACAGAAGCCGTCTCCGGTCGGCCGAGGTTGCGCGCCGGTTGACGATCGTGCGCCCGCGCGAATCCTTCATGATGTAGCGGGCGCCTTCGATCACCTCGCTGATGCCGTCCCGGTGACGTACGCGCAGGATGGAGCCGCCGCCTTCCACGGACGTCGCTGCTCTTCCGCTTGCCCGGCCGGAATTCGAATTGCCGCCGCCTTTGCCGTTCGAGCCACCGCCCCTGCCATTCCCGTTTCCGCCGCCGCCACCGTTTCCGCCGCCTCGTCCGCCGCCGCCTCCTCCGCCGCCACGTCCGCCGCCGCTACCGCCTCCCTTGGCGAGAGCGGACTGCGGTTCCAGTTCGATGCCTGAGCCCGACAGCGCGATTTTGTAAGGCGATACGGCGACGGGAAGGCCGACCGAAACCCAGCACAGTGCTGCGAGAAAGTTTCGACGCGTGACCATCACGCTCCTCCTGAAGAGTTTTACCGGCCTGCGCCTGATCGCGGTCTCGCGAATGCATTGACGCTTTCACCGATCGTCGGCATCGCCGCCGACGCGACAACAGTCCACCGGGAAAGCCCAACATTCGCTTTCGCCAGCTGTTGCGCCATCTTTGTTCACGGTCTGGTCAGTGCGTCAACTGCAATCGAGGTGGTTCAGACGTTTCGCTTTCACGGGTCGGACGATCGTCCGATGCGATTCGGACCAAAGTCCGACGATGGGGCAAGGCGGCTAGGCGAAAGCGGCTCTGCAGCCTCTCGAATGAGAGGCTGCAGAAAAAAAAAGGTTATCGATCCAGTTGCCATTGCGCAACCTGCCGGGGCTCGGTGATGCTGCGGTCCGGCGACGCGGACCGGCTCAGGCCGCCCTCACGCCCGCCTTCATCGGGATCTCGATGTCGACTTCGAGCGTGGTGACGTGCTCGCCGCGTTCCATCGTGACGTTGACCTTGTCGCGGTCGACCTGGACATGCTTGGCGATGACGGCGAGAATTTCTTCCCGAAGCACCGCCACGAGATCCGACTGGCCGACCGACGCGCGCTCATGCGCCAGCAGCACCTGCAGGCGCTCGCGCGCCGTCGGCGCCGAGGTCTGCTTGCTGAAGAAACGGAAAATGCTCATGCTGCCCTCCGTCCGAATATCTTGCCCAGGAAGCCACGCTTCTCGCCGGGAATGGTCATCGGTACCGTTTCTCCCGCGAGGCGGCGCGCAGCATCCAGATAGGCACGCGCCGGAGCGCTGCTGCTGTCGGCGAGCGTCACCGGGGCACCGAGATTGGAAGCCTTGAGAACGTCCATGCTCTCGGGAACGATGCCGATGAGCGGGATGGAGAGTATCTCGAGGACGTCATCGACCTTGAGCATGTCGCCACGCTCGGCACGGACGGCATCGTAGCGTGTCAGCAGCAGGTGCTTCTCGACCCGCTCTCCGCGCTCTGCCCTTTCGGTCTTGGCATCGAGCAGGCCGATGATGCGGTCGGAGTCGCGAACGGAGGAGACTTCCGGATTGGTGACGATGACGGCGAGGTCGGCGTGGCGCATCGCGAGCGTCGCGCCGCGCTCTATCCCGGCCGGGCTGTCGCAAATGATCCAGTCGAAGTGTTTCCTGAGTTCTTCCATCACCCGCTCGACGCCCTCGGGGGTCAGGCTGTCCTTGTCGCGGGTCTGCGATGCCGGCAGCAGGAACAGGGTATCGAGGCGTTTGTCGCGGATCAGCGCCTGCGGCAGCTTCGCGTCGCCCTGGATCACGTTGACGAGGTCGTAGACGACCCGGCGCTCGGCGCCCATGACGAGGTCGAGATTGCGCAGCCCGACGTCGAAATCGACGACGACCGTTTTCTCGTTGCGCTGCGCCAGCGCCGCACCCAGTGCGGCGGTTGACGTCGTCTTGCCGACGCCGCCCTTTCCAGATGTAACTACAACTACTTTCGCCATCTTCCCGCTCCTGTTGTCAGAGCGGGATGAGGAAAACTGTGAGCGGTTTTCCGCCCGCATCCCCGCTCTAATCCGATAAATCCCGCCGGCAACCGGCTCAGTTAAGTCTTTCCGCCATGATCGAATCACCTTCCAGCCAGAGCTGGACCGACTGGCCGCGCAGATTGGGCGCCATGTCCTCGGCCGTCTTGTAGACGCCGTCGATTGCCAGCAATTCCGCTTCGAGCCGGCGGCAGAAAATGCGCGCAGACGCGTTTCCGACCGAGCCTGCCAGCGCCCGCCCTCGGAGCGTCCCGTAGATATGGACCGAACCTCCTGCGACGATCTCCGCGCCGGATGCGACAGAGCCGACCACCGTCACGTCGCCTTCCGGGAAGATGACCGACTGTCCGGACCGAACCGGTTCCCGGACGATGATCGATGCCGTCGCCCGCACCGGCTGAACCTCCTCCGGCGTAATCGGCGCAGCGGCCTTTCCCTTGCCGGCCTTCGGCGGATCGGCAGGATCGGCCTCAGGCACCTCGAAATCGGGCGCCGGCCGGCCGCCCTTCATGGCAGGCGGCATTCCCGGTTCGAAGAGCGAGGGACGTCCGCCTTCGATCCCCATCACCCTGACATTGCGCTGGCCGAGCTCGTCGAGCAGGCTCTTCAACTGTTTCCGGTCGATCTCGAGATCCGCCACGTCGAGCACCACCGGGCGCCCCAGGAAGAAGCCCGCCGAACGCGAAGCGAGGTCATCGAGCCGGCCAAGCCACCAGTCGAGCGGCAGTTCCGGGGAAAGCACCAGCGCCAGGAAGGAGCGGCCCTTGATGCGGATCGAGCGAGCGTCTGTTAGCACTTTGGTCATCTTCGTTAATTATTGGTTGCCAAGATGTAGGCGAGCCATGGTTAACAAATGGTTAACCGGGCCTCCTTCTTTGCCTGATCTTCGGTCCGTTTCGCCTCCGCATGACGTGGAGATTTCCGTGACGTGCGAGACCATCTGTCCGCAAAGAGACCCGACGGAACCGGCGACCAGTTCTAGGCAGCATGGTGACGATGGGAGCTTGCACAGGGCTGACGGCTGGGGGGAAGAGGGGCATCAAAAAGGGGAGAGGAAGTTTCGGTTCCTCTCTCCTTTTGCAGCAGGCCGACCACTGCAGGTCAATCCGGGCGCCCTGCCTTAGCCTGAATGAAGGCGCCTATGTCCCAGATGGGGACTTCCTCCTCCGCCTCCGGAAGGCCGATGTCTCGGCGCATCCGATTCGACAGATGGGTGATCTGGTTTTGCGCCTGACGGCGCCTCCAGGCGGCCGACATCAGCGCGCGTGCGGTCTTCCAGACGCCGAATTTCCGGTAAAGTTCATCGACCGTCGCCGCGAGGGGTTCGACAACTAAAGCTTGTGGTTCACGCATGACTGTCCGTCCCGGCGCAGTGACGCAGCCAGGTCCTTTCGAGGATCAGAGACGTGCGGATGCGGAACGCAAAAATGCGAACAATCGCCCCGTCATCCGGTCACGTCAGGTAAAAAGGGGATCGCCAAATGGCGGAATTGCGGGCTTGTGAGCCTTGGATCAGTAGCGGCTGAAACCAGATGCGCTACGCATCGAAGGCGTGATAGCCGTTCCGCCGCAGAGGCGCACAAACACGAGATTGGAATCCATCTTACGCCTCCTCTGATTTGAATTGCGGATGAGGTGATCCTTGCACGAGACCGGCCGATCGGCAAGTACTCAATTTCGAATTGCAGCCACCGAACGATTTCCGTTGCAGGAAAGCAACACTTTCCGATTGGAAGGCCGATCTCCGCCGCGAAGGCTCACATCGATCGAGCGGCCGTGAGCGGCCCGCCGATCACCGCCCGCCGGCGGGTCGATCCACGCCGGTCGGTCCGCTGCGGAGAAGCGCATCGATCTCCGCCATTATTGCCGCCGGCAATGGCCCCAGCTGCATCGCCGCGAGATTCTCCCGGACCTGCGCCTCCGACTTGAAACCGGGTATGGGGAGGGTGCTGGGCGAACGGGCGAGAAGCCAACCCAGCGCGCCTTGAGCCAAGGTTCTGCCGCCCGTCTGGAGAAGCTCTCTGAGCTCTTCAAGGCGCCGGAGATAGTCGGCACGCGGCCGTCCGTCCTCGAAGAACCGCACCCAACTGTGACCGGCCGCGCGCACGTCGTCGTCAGGCAGGCGCGTGTCAGGATTGAACTTGCCAGTCAGAAATCCCATCGCCGATGGCGACCGATTCAGGCTCGCAAGATCGGTGCTCTCGCACATCGCCAGCATATCGGGCCCGTTCGTGAAGACGTTGAGCTCCTGCTGAACCGCGACGAAATGCGGAAACTTCACCATCCGCTTCGCGCCGGCGGCGTTGTCCGTGCTCCAGCCCCAGAAACGGATGGCACCTGTCTCAGCGAGCTTTTCAAGTGTCTCGCCGGCAGCATCCGCCTGATCGTGCGACAGTTCGCCGACATGTATCTGATCGAGGTCGATATGGCCGGTGCCCAAACGCTGGAGCGACGCCGTGCAGGCCTGCTCGATATAGGAAGGGCTGACATCCGTGCCGATCAGGGCACGTTTGGCACGGTCGTAGGTATATCCGAACTTGGTTGCGACGATTGCCTCGCCTCGTCGCCCCTTGAGGGCTCGGCCAATGACCTCCTCGCTATGACCGGCTCCATAAGCGTCGGCGGTGTCGATCAGCGATGCACCCATGTCGAGCCCGACATGGATTGCTCGGATCGACTGTTCGTCATCGACCTCTCCCCAGCCGTCCGCCTTCCCGTCGAGGGTGAAGAAGCCTCCGATCGCCCAACAGCCGAGGCCGATCGATCCGGCGGAGAGGCCGGAGCGACCCAATGGTCTGTGCCCGATCGCTGATACGTCGCTGGCAAGCATGATCATTCTTCCCTTTGTGGAACGATGCTCGCGCACTATGTCACCGCCCAAACGGCGCCCGGAAGTTCCGATTCTGCAGGGTGTTTTTCGCCGATGAAAAATCGGCCGGTGCGGCAATCCGGCCTCGGCAGCGCATCGAACCGGCAGAAAAGACAGTCAATTCAGCTGGTATGTTATTGCTTGGCGAGACTCATGTTACGCTAACGGCGCATCTCCGGTTGAACGCATGGCGGCCGCTTCTCTACTCGCCGTCGTGCAGTCAATCGAAGATGATCGTCAGCAGCGGAGAAAACACCATGAACCGCAACGTTATCATTGGCATTATCGTGCTCGCGATTATCATTCTCGCGGTCATATTCTTCATGCCAGGGACGGCTGAAACGCCCCCGGCGACTGAAACAACTCCCCCGGCGACGACGGAGCCCGCGCCCACAGAACCGGCACCGGCACCGACGACACCTGCGCCCTCTCAATAAAGCCGGCCGATCGCACGCCCCGTTCAGAGACGGGGCGTGCGATCGGATCCTTACTCGATCTCCTCGACCGGCTGCACCAGCTGCGGCCCGAGATGCAGGTAGCGCGTCGCCTTGCGCTTGGCGGCAATGTCGGCCCAGACGCGCTCGACCTGAGCCACGCCTAGATTCGCCGCGCGTCCGACCTCGTCGGCACTGAGTCCGTTGTTGAGGCCGAAGAGGCAGAGGTCCATGCGGTCATAAGGCAGGGAGAAATAGAACTCCTCCTGCGTCTGCTCGAGCGAATAGGTGTCTGTGGTCGGCGGCCGCCGCCGGATTTCCTCGGGAATGCCGAGATGTCCGGCGAGCGCATAGACCTGCGACTTGTAAAGATGGGCGATCGGTTTGACGTCTGCCGCGCCATCGCCATTCTTGACGAAGAAGCCTTGGTCGTATTCCAGCCTGTTCGGCGTGCCGAGCACGGCGAAGTTCAGCCGGTCGGCATGGTAATATTCGATCTGCTTGCGGGTGCGCTGCTTCATATTCGTCGCGGCTACGATGCCGAGATAGACGGAAGGCGGCATGCGCAGCTTCGTCTGTTTGCCTTCGGGGTCCTGCACCACGAGCGAGGAAATGTTGTAGCCGTCGCCTTCGAGCGCATTGGCGATGACGATCTTCGACGCCCAGCCCGGGCCGTAATCGGGGACGAGTTCGCGAATGAAGGCATCGCGCCGCTGATAGCAGCCCATGGCATCGAGCGTCGGTCCGATGTCCTCGACCACCGCCTCGACACCGAACGTCTCGGCGACCAGCCGGCCGAGGCGCAGGCTTTCCGGGTCGGAATCGTTCTCCGGCATGAAGAGGCAGAAGACATTCTTCGCACCGACGGCGCGCACGGCCAGTGCGACCGAGACGCTCGAATCGATGCCGCCGGAAAGGCCGAGTACGAGGCCGCGTTTGCGCAGGCTGCGCAACTGGCCCCGCAATCCGGCGACGATTCGGTCGGCCTCCGCAGCTTCGTCGATTTTCAGCGTGTCGGCCGAGAAGACGAGCCTGTTCTGGTCCGGTCGGATATTCATTCTGCGGGCTCCAATGTTTCGGCCGCAAGGCGGCGGCTGACTTTTCCTGTATCCGTCTTCGGCAATTCGGTGCGGAACTCGACGATCTTCGGCACCATGAAATCCTCGAGATGGCGGCTGCAATGACGGATAATGTCCTTCTCCGTCAGCGTCGGGTCCGACAACACGACGAGAGCGCCGATCGCGGCCCCAAGCACCGGATCGGGAACACCGATGACCACGGCCTCGGCAATTCCCGGATGCGCATGCAGCACGGTCTCGACCTCCTTGGGCGCCACCTTTTCGCCGCGCGTCTTGATGATGTCGTCCTTGCGGCCGACGAAATAGAGGAAACCCTCCTCGTCGGTACGGAACAGGTCACCGGTGTGAAGCACCTTTTCCCAGGGGTTGGGGCCGGGGCGGAGCATGCGCTCGGTCGCGGCGTCGTTGCGCCAGTAGCCCTGCATCACATGCGGGCCGCGAATGACCAGTTCGCCGGGTACACCGGGCGGTACCCGGTTTCCCTCGTCATCGACCACGAAGGCTTCGGTATTCGGTATCGCGATCCCGACGGAACCCGGGCGCCGGTCGAGCTCTTCCGGCGGCAGATAGGTGCAGCGCTTGCATTCCGTCAGTCCGTACATGGAATAGAGCCGGGCGCCCGGGAAAAGCTCCCTCAGGCGGGCGATATGCGCCGGCGGCAGTGCTGCCGCGGTGTTGGAGAGATAACGAAGGCTCGGCAGGAAGCCGGGTTCGAGGTCACGCATCTGCAGGATCATCGCCGCCATGGTCGGCACCAGCGGGAAACCGGTAACCCTTTCGGTCCGGATGCGGTCGAAGATCGCCTGCGGGAAGGCGAATGACTTTTCGAGCACGAGCGTCGCGCCGAGCCGGATCGCCATCAGCAGCTGATAGAGCCCGTAGTCGAAGGCGAGCGGCAGCACGTTCAGGATGATGTCGTCAGGCGTGTTGCGGAGATAGGTGGTGATCGACTCCGAGGCCGCATCGATATTGCGATGCGTCATCATCACGCCCTTGGGACGGCCGGTCGAGCCGGAGGTATAGATCAGCATGCCGAGGTCGACGTCGATGCCGCCGTGGCGGACGGGGGCGGGTGCAGCCGTCAGGCATTCCTCGAAGGAAGCGGCACCGTCCGGGATGCGGCCGCCCGGCGCGGCGGTCGAGGCGACGAATGGCGCATGGCCGGGAGCAAGCGCCAGCGCCTCGGCAACGACCGGCATCAGCTTGGCCTGCGTCAGGATAGCCGCCGCCTCGCAATCGGCGACGATATAGGCAAGCTTGTCCGCCTTGGTCGAAGCATTGATCGGGCTGAAGGTCGCTCCGGCCTTCAGGATCGCGAAGATCGCGGCGGCCGCCTCCCAGCAATTGTCCATGAAGACCAGAACCCGATCGTTCCGCTTCACGCCGTTTTCGGCAAGAGCGGCGGCGAGGCGGGTCGAAAGATCGTCGAGTTCGGCATAGCCGAGCCGCCGGCGACCGGTGACCAGCGCCGTCTTTGCCCCGTTGGCCGCGGCGTTCCTGATGAGGAATTGCTCGAACCGCATGATGGTGATGCCCCCGCCCTTCGCCGCTTACGCCGAGACCGGCACGGCGGCTTTCGCTTCGATGAAAGCCGAAATCCGCGCGAGCGAGTCGAGATTTTGCGGGACGATGTCGGCATCGGCCATCACGATCCCGAAATCGTCTTCGATGAAGGCCACCAGTTCCAGAACGCCGGTCGAATCGATGATGTCGTTCTCGATCAGCGAAGCGTCGTCCGCGAGTTCGTATGCGCTGTCGCCGAAGAGAAAGTTCTCGATGACGAATGCCTTGACCTTGTCCTTAATCGCTTGGGTCATTCCACTATCCTTTTTTCCAACGGTTTTTACGCGGCCTCAGCCTTGCGAAGGCTGGTGCCGGTGAATGTCTGCAGCCAGAGTTGCGTCGACAGGACGCCGACGAAGGCCGCGTTGTCGCGAAAGCCCGAGGCGGGGCGCGACTGGCATTTCTCGTAGAGTTTCGTTACCGCTTTGGCGTTGAAGAGCCCGCCGGCGGCGACCGCGTCCTCGCTCATGGCGGAGCGCACATAATCGAGTTCGCCCGCGCCGCTGAAGGAGTGGCTGTCCGGAGCGCGATAGGGCTGCTTCGTCCGCCGGCCGATCGCCGGCGGCAGCAGGTCTTTCGTCGCCTCGCGCAGGATATGCTTCTCGACGAGCCCTCTGAGTTTCATTTCCGGCGGCAGCTTTGCGGCGAATTCGACGAGGCGGTGGTCGAGGAACGGGAAACGGCCCTCGATCCCATGCGCCATCGCCATGCGGTCGCCCTGGCTCGAGAGAATATATCCGGGCAGCAGGAAGCGGCTTTCGAGATATTGGGCCTGATGCAGCGGATGCCAGCGGCCGAAGGCGGCGGGGAGCCGGCTGACCAATTCTTCCGCCGCATCATAGCCCTTGAGTTCGGCGCGCAGGTCCGAGGAGAAGAACATCTTGGTTGCCGCCGTGCCCTTGAGGCGTGGCCGATGCGAAAAGAGCGGGTCGTCGAGGGCCACGTCGCCGGCGCCGAAAAAGGCGGCGAGATACTCGGCCGACTGCTGCTGCAGGCCTGGCAGATAGGGGTAAAGCTTGCGGAACAGATGCGGCCTGATCCGCGAGCCGGGTTGCCGGCCGCAGAAACGGCGGACGCGCGCTTCCTTGAAGATATCGTAACCGGCGAAAACCTCGTCGGCGCCCTCGCCCGTCAGCACTACTTTCAGACCCGCCTCGCGCACCAGGCCGGACAATTTGTAGAGCGGCGCGGGCGCAGTGCGGATGATCGGCTTCTCGGTAAAGCGGATGACATCGGGAAAGTCCCTGGCGATGTCGCCGGCGCGGCATGCGGCCGCGCGGTGTTCGGTTCCGAGCGCCGCTGCCATCTCCTCCTGGAATGCGCTTTCGTCATGCTCCGCGCTATCGAAGGTGACGGAGAAGGTGCGCAAGCCTTGGGACGTCATCCCGGCCGCCAGCGCCGAGATGATGGACGAATCGAGGCCTCCGGAAAGATAGGCGCCGACGGGCACATCGGCCCGCATGCGGATCCGCGTCGCGTCCGTCAGGAGCGCGCGCAATTCCTCCGCAGCGCGGCTTTCCTCCGCATAGGCTGGGCGCTCGTCCCGGTCCGGATAGTCGAGCTGCCAATAGGGCCTTGTCGTGGTGCCGTTCTGATCGGCGATCATCAGATGCCCGGGCTCGAGCTCGTGGATGTCGCGGAAGGGCGTACGCGGCGCGATCGGCGCCCATAGGGTGAATATCTGGTCGAGCGCGATCGGGTCGATCTCTGCGGAGACACCCGGAACTTCGAGGAGCGCCTTGACCTCGGATGCGAAATAGAGCGTGCCGCCTTTCAAAGTGTGGAAGAGTGGGCGCACACCCATGCGGTCGCGCGCGAGCATCATCCGGCGCCGGCGTGCGTCCCAGATCGCGAAGGCGAAATCGCCGTTGAGGAGAGAGAGACAGTCCTCGCCCATCTCTTCGTAAAGATGGAGGATTACCTCCGTATCGCTGGAGGTGCGGAACCGGCGGCCTCTGGCGCGCAGTTCGTCGCGCAACTCCACATAGTTGAAGATTTCGCCATTGAAGGCGATCGTCAGCTCGCCGCTCGGGTCGGACATCGGCTGCTGGCCGTCCCCGAGCCCCACAATCGACAGCCGAACATGACCGAGGCCCGCACCCGGCGCGGTGAAGATCCCACGCTCGTCCGGGCCGCGGTGGCCGATCGCGGCCGTCATCCTTTCGAGAAGGGGCTTACCGTCCCGTATTGAACCAAGGTACCCGCCGAATCCGCACATGCCTATTCGCTCTCACGCCCGCAATGACACCCTAAATATAGCCTGAATACCGGCGAGAATAGTTAATCAGCGGAGCTTTTTTCAATAATGGTAAATTGTCTTTCTTGGCCTCAATAATAATCGCAGCATCCTTGCGCCGCTTAATATTCGTATTTACTTTGATACGTTTTTACACTTATTTTACTAAAATTGGATCGGCGGACAAATCTTGCAGTCTTAACAGATCGATAACGGGACCGCGCGCCGACAGGTTCTTTCACACTGCAGGACTCGAGGTGTGGAACCGCGTAGTTTCCATTTTGTTAAGAAAAAGCGTCCAATCTTAACGTTTGAGCTGCACATCTCGGAGCACATGATGAGCTACGATTGGACCGGCGAGCGGACACGTCGGATGAAGATGATGAGATATGCGATCGCCATTGCGCTCGCCCTCGGGCTGATTGCCGGCGCGGCGTCTTGGACCCTGCAGACCATCTAAGCCGTATCGCATTCGGCTTGCCCGGCAGGGAAACGCCCCGATACATCTTTCCTAACTCGAATTGAGTAAGCGCTAAACCTTGACGCGAGCGCGCGCCAGGAGTGAAATCCGGGTTGAGGCGTATGCCTTGAGGCCGACCGCCGAATACGATTGAGGAGGCGGCCTCACCAGTTTCGAGGGGGCGATAGGTGGACCCCGCCGCATAACCGATCAGCAGCAGCGCGGGTTCACCTATCGGGTCGGTGCCGGCCAGTT
The sequence above is drawn from the Sinorhizobium meliloti genome and encodes:
- a CDS encoding class I adenylate-forming enzyme family protein — protein: MRFEQFLIRNAAANGAKTALVTGRRRLGYAELDDLSTRLAAALAENGVKRNDRVLVFMDNCWEAAAAIFAILKAGATFSPINASTKADKLAYIVADCEAAAILTQAKLMPVVAEALALAPGHAPFVASTAAPGGRIPDGAASFEECLTAAPAPVRHGGIDVDLGMLIYTSGSTGRPKGVMMTHRNIDAASESITTYLRNTPDDIILNVLPLAFDYGLYQLLMAIRLGATLVLEKSFAFPQAIFDRIRTERVTGFPLVPTMAAMILQMRDLEPGFLPSLRYLSNTAAALPPAHIARLRELFPGARLYSMYGLTECKRCTYLPPEELDRRPGSVGIAIPNTEAFVVDDEGNRVPPGVPGELVIRGPHVMQGYWRNDAATERMLRPGPNPWEKVLHTGDLFRTDEEGFLYFVGRKDDIIKTRGEKVAPKEVETVLHAHPGIAEAVVIGVPDPVLGAAIGALVVLSDPTLTEKDIIRHCSRHLEDFMVPKIVEFRTELPKTDTGKVSRRLAAETLEPAE
- the minC gene encoding septum site-determining protein MinC, yielding MTKVLTDARSIRIKGRSFLALVLSPELPLDWWLGRLDDLASRSAGFFLGRPVVLDVADLEIDRKQLKSLLDELGQRNVRVMGIEGGRPSLFEPGMPPAMKGGRPAPDFEVPEADPADPPKAGKGKAAAPITPEEVQPVRATASIIVREPVRSGQSVIFPEGDVTVVGSVASGAEIVAGGSVHIYGTLRGRALAGSVGNASARIFCRRLEAELLAIDGVYKTAEDMAPNLRGQSVQLWLEGDSIMAERLN
- the nadE gene encoding NAD(+) synthase gives rise to the protein MNIRPDQNRLVFSADTLKIDEAAEADRIVAGLRGQLRSLRKRGLVLGLSGGIDSSVSVALAVRAVGAKNVFCLFMPENDSDPESLRLGRLVAETFGVEAVVEDIGPTLDAMGCYQRRDAFIRELVPDYGPGWASKIVIANALEGDGYNISSLVVQDPEGKQTKLRMPPSVYLGIVAATNMKQRTRKQIEYYHADRLNFAVLGTPNRLEYDQGFFVKNGDGAADVKPIAHLYKSQVYALAGHLGIPEEIRRRPPTTDTYSLEQTQEEFYFSLPYDRMDLCLFGLNNGLSADEVGRAANLGVAQVERVWADIAAKRKATRYLHLGPQLVQPVEEIE
- the asnB gene encoding asparagine synthase (glutamine-hydrolyzing) is translated as MCGFGGYLGSIRDGKPLLERMTAAIGHRGPDERGIFTAPGAGLGHVRLSIVGLGDGQQPMSDPSGELTIAFNGEIFNYVELRDELRARGRRFRTSSDTEVILHLYEEMGEDCLSLLNGDFAFAIWDARRRRMMLARDRMGVRPLFHTLKGGTLYFASEVKALLEVPGVSAEIDPIALDQIFTLWAPIAPRTPFRDIHELEPGHLMIADQNGTTTRPYWQLDYPDRDERPAYAEESRAAEELRALLTDATRIRMRADVPVGAYLSGGLDSSIISALAAGMTSQGLRTFSVTFDSAEHDESAFQEEMAAALGTEHRAAACRAGDIARDFPDVIRFTEKPIIRTAPAPLYKLSGLVREAGLKVVLTGEGADEVFAGYDIFKEARVRRFCGRQPGSRIRPHLFRKLYPYLPGLQQQSAEYLAAFFGAGDVALDDPLFSHRPRLKGTAATKMFFSSDLRAELKGYDAAEELVSRLPAAFGRWHPLHQAQYLESRFLLPGYILSSQGDRMAMAHGIEGRFPFLDHRLVEFAAKLPPEMKLRGLVEKHILREATKDLLPPAIGRRTKQPYRAPDSHSFSGAGELDYVRSAMSEDAVAAGGLFNAKAVTKLYEKCQSRPASGFRDNAAFVGVLSTQLWLQTFTGTSLRKAEAA
- a CDS encoding LuxR C-terminal-related transcriptional regulator gives rise to the protein MMTGIRVAVVDDHPLFREGVTRSLSEIDGFEIVAEGGSRDEAVAIAQSLNPDVMLLDISMPGGGLNAVPAILSVAPSQKIVMLTVSEANDDVAAALKEGAKGYILKGIGARALAEVIRTVASGESYVAPTLSAKLLTGQLANSAPAKSNLVAELTRREQEVLHLVASGMSNKQIARKLDLHEKTVKHHMTQIMAKLDVANRTEAAMVLRDALDWRPVSQ
- the minD gene encoding septum site-determining protein MinD, translating into MAKVVVVTSGKGGVGKTTSTAALGAALAQRNEKTVVVDFDVGLRNLDLVMGAERRVVYDLVNVIQGDAKLPQALIRDKRLDTLFLLPASQTRDKDSLTPEGVERVMEELRKHFDWIICDSPAGIERGATLAMRHADLAVIVTNPEVSSVRDSDRIIGLLDAKTERAERGERVEKHLLLTRYDAVRAERGDMLKVDDVLEILSIPLIGIVPESMDVLKASNLGAPVTLADSSSAPARAYLDAARRLAGETVPMTIPGEKRGFLGKIFGRRAA
- the minE gene encoding cell division topological specificity factor MinE; translated protein: MSIFRFFSKQTSAPTARERLQVLLAHERASVGQSDLVAVLREEILAVIAKHVQVDRDKVNVTMERGEHVTTLEVDIEIPMKAGVRAA
- a CDS encoding acyl carrier protein; this encodes MTQAIKDKVKAFVIENFLFGDSAYELADDASLIENDIIDSTGVLELVAFIEDDFGIVMADADIVPQNLDSLARISAFIEAKAAVPVSA
- a CDS encoding aldo/keto reductase gives rise to the protein MIMLASDVSAIGHRPLGRSGLSAGSIGLGCWAIGGFFTLDGKADGWGEVDDEQSIRAIHVGLDMGASLIDTADAYGAGHSEEVIGRALKGRRGEAIVATKFGYTYDRAKRALIGTDVSPSYIEQACTASLQRLGTGHIDLDQIHVGELSHDQADAAGETLEKLAETGAIRFWGWSTDNAAGAKRMVKFPHFVAVQQELNVFTNGPDMLAMCESTDLASLNRSPSAMGFLTGKFNPDTRLPDDDVRAAGHSWVRFFEDGRPRADYLRRLEELRELLQTGGRTLAQGALGWLLARSPSTLPIPGFKSEAQVRENLAAMQLGPLPAAIMAEIDALLRSGPTGVDRPAGGR
- a CDS encoding DUF1127 domain-containing protein — its product is MREPQALVVEPLAATVDELYRKFGVWKTARALMSAAWRRRQAQNQITHLSNRMRRDIGLPEAEEEVPIWDIGAFIQAKAGRPD